The window GTGCAGGCTGAAAGTTTGGAATGTAAATTAGATGATGggttgtttttattacattACATGGCTATTGTTAAAGAACTTTTCGAGAAAAACTGTGAGTTGCAAGAGGTTTTTGAAAAGGAAGGCATTTTTGATATCTGCAATTTATTGAAAGCACATCTATTAACAAATAGTGTGGTGCAGCAGGATGCTGGAAGAGAAACTAAGGATAAAagggttttttttagagATTTAAAAGAAGTTCCCTCCAAAAACAATACAGCCATTACTGGTTTTCACGATGGAGGACGCCATTTCCACTTTGAAACCACCAACGCCGATGATATGGTTTATTTTAAGGGAACTGAAGTTTTTAATGAAGCCGATGATCTTTGTGCCAAAGATTTCCGTTTTATTTCGGAAAAAGAGTTTGCAAATAATGGGTACGTACCTCAGAttaaatttgatattttagaGGATTTTGATTTACAGAAAGCAAGCTCTGCGTTATATGGTATAACTAGTACTATTTTTATGGATAAATCTCTAACCaatatcaaaaacaaaGCACTTGAGAGGGATGTTATGGAAGCAAGTAAGATACTACTTTTACAGCATTTTGCTAAGAATGGAAATAGTATTAGTTACTGGCAATCTTTGTGGTCTAGTTTTAAAGAGGTCTTATTTGGGAACTTAGCTCTGGTTTCTAGTTATGATTTATCAAACTCCGGAGTTTTAAAGTTGTTGCATGATATTTTGGTCACATCCCCGAGGGTGGCAACTGAGCAATTCATCAATGTTTTGGAAGGAGCGCACTGTTTCCCCACTTTTGTAAAACTGTTACACGCCACTGTATTGAGAACGGCTAGTTTTCGTTTATTAGATTTAAAGTTACCGACAGCGAATGGTAGTAAAGAGATTGAGTTATTTGACAGTTTTAAGctttattttgaatttgaagaagatttttttagtgACCAAGCGATGTATCGTGCAGATGCTATCACTGTACAAGTCTTAGGTATCATGTTAGCTGAAACTATATCTACTGCTTTAAAAGCTATTGAGCGCAAACGTATTAGAGATCCTATtgtattaaatattttggatgCTTCTACTTATGACTTTCAGTTTAGTTATAAGGGGGTTATAATGCCCGATAATATTACGTTATTAGGGTTTTTGTTCAACGAGcttatgaaaaataatggtGGAAcgcaattttttaaaaaagatatttatCATTTTAAGTGTAAAAGGATCGAAATACCTGATAAGcgttttgttttgtatcCAAGTAGATTCGTTGCCAAACCAATTCAACACAAATATGTTGATTCTATTCATAACAGTAACATAGACTTGGAACAAGCTCTAGAGATAACATTGGATTTATTGAACACTTTTGCACAAATTAGACCAGATTTACATTCAAAGTTGGTTAGTTCTGAACTAACAAACAAGTTGCTTGGACAAATCAAGAATCCAATGATTCTACATGGTGGGCTATTACCGGAATGGATACCATATATATCGAGTAAATATTCGAATATCATTCATTACAACGGCAGAATCAAGTTGTTTTTGATGCTCATTAACGCCAAATTACCGTCAGTAGAAAATGTTGAAGACGAAATGATATTGGATGATGTAGAAACCCCATATTTCCACTACAGAATGGTTAATGCAAGTGTTGAACGTGGATCCTTTTTTTCCGTTTTGAAGCTTTTGTCCACATCTATTTTGCTGCGTAACAAACTTGCCATTAGTTTTATTGGGGAAGAAGCAAGTGGACCGGGACCCACAttggaatttttttctattgcTTGTAAACAATTTTCATTCAAAAATTGGGACATATGGAGGAATTCCGATGTAACACCTACTATCAGCGGGTTTGTTTTGCCGTCTGATGATTTGGAGCCACATGACATGATTGCGGGAGATTTATACCCTAAATCAAGAGATGATTTTTCTAGTGAGCAAGCTATTAAGACACTCTctattttccattttttggGTAGATTTGTTGCTAAGGCTTTGCACGATAACATTTTGTTGGATTTTAGATTTAatgttgtattttttaaattggcATTGTTGTACGCCAAGGATGGTGATTctttgaagaaaaacacTTTAAACGATCTTCAAGATGGCATTGATATGATATTTGAAATTGACAAACACCTGGGGAAGACATTACAATTTTTACTGGATAATCCGGATAAATCAGAAGAGTTAAATTTgccattttatttcaagAATAATACCAGTAGTGGTACTAGTACTGAAGATTATAAAATCGTAAATAAAGACAATGTGtttcaatatttaaagGATATAATTGATTACAACATAGGAAGTGGAGTTAGACCGCAAATTGAGGCGTTTATTGATGGgttttccaaattatttCCCTTTGATTTTTTACTTCTTTTGACACCAGAAGAATTGGTCGGTTTATGTGGGAATGTTGAAGAAGATTGGTCATACGATACAGTGTTTGCCAATATTCAGCCAGATCATGGTTATAGCATTAATTCTACAGAGATTATTCATTTCGTCGATATTTTGAGCTCTTTTACAAAGCACGAGAAAAGATTGTTTTTAGAATTTGCCACATCTTCTCCAAGATTACCCATTGGAGGCTTTAAATCCTTGAATCCTAAATTGTCAATTGTTTTGAAATATCctgaaaatgaagatgattCATTTGATGACATCTTACCAAGTGTTATGACATGTAGTAATTACTTCAAACTACCTAAATATTCAACAAGAGAAATAATGAAAGATCGTATTATTCAAGCGATAACTGAAGGTGTAGGTGCATTTGGTTTCTCTTGAACAGATGGACAGACAaacaagataaaaaaaaaaaaaattaaaacaaatgtaATTTTGACTTTTGTAGCTAATACTAtcagtatatatatattaagatattttttttaggttGAAACTTAATGAAtaagaaagagaaaaaaaaaaaaaaaagaaaaaagaataacagtttaattatttttatgatattctaattgttaatattgtGCCTAATAGGTTAGGTCGTCTAGCAATaggttatttatttgatatattttatgATATTCGATTAGTAGTATTCAATATAGAATAAATTGGTAAGCATGTGCAGTAAGCGAGTGAAACATATCCAGTTGTTTTATACttatttctctttcttcccccttttcttttgtaaGAGAACAGTAttgaactttttttttttttctttttttttttttttttttttctctttttctctttttccctctttctcgctctttcttttcctctttCTTACACactatgtatatatttccATGTATCCGCACAATTCCCATACAACCagccaataaaaaaagtttcaaGAAACAACCTGTTCTTACAttacaatattaatatttcatTCCAAAATTCTTTAATTGTTTGCCTTTCTATTAGTGACTAATTTCTAGAATACAtctaagaaaaaagaaaaaaaaaaggatatacaaaaaaattaataaataaaggtACATCACGGGAAACTTATTTAAACTGTTTGAATAACctgaatataaaataaaagagcAGTACAGTACTAATACAAAACAGATGAgctataataacaacaaaagcCAAGAGGAATTAGGACTTCCTCGTGCTACAGCCAGTTTAAATGTTAAAGGTCTGAAACATAgtcaaaataatagtaatttaAATTCTACATCAGTACAGCTTGCTTACAAAACTATGGATCCAGGGAGACAAACAGCCGCTAACGATAACAATGATATATTGGTTGACGAACCTAAAAGTAACAGTAATAGTGCTATTAGTGTTAATAATGTATCCAGTGGAAGTTCCGGTAAGATTGTTCAtagtagtaacaataaaaacaataaaaatagtagGACTAGTAAAATCAGTGCATCCCTAGACGAGCCGATTCAATTTACAAGGGTTTCCTCATCTTCTCTATTAAGTTCAAGTTCTTATGATTCTGAACTTGATGATACTCCTGAAATTTTGAATAGGAATGGTAACAAGCAACTTAGACAAAGTGTAGATAGTAACAACCTGTCGTTTTTGCCAAtcaacaatagtaatactaATGTTGCGTTTAACATCACGGAACaatcaacaataatagaaaCGAATAGATCGTCTATAGAGGGATCCTTAAGAACATCAAATAAGAACAATATTCCCAACAATCAGTTTGATCAGGAAACAGAAGCTGATGGAATAAATGTGGATTTTCTTGTTGAAACTTTGGATGGTTTAAATGAAGTTACTAGTCCCCTTGATGAGGATGATTGTTCCATCAAACAACGAATAAGCACACCGGAAAAGAAATCGGGAAATAATACCACTAAAAACAAGAACTCAACTTTCTATGACTCGCCATTAAATGAAATTTTATCGTCAAGTGAAAGTTTTAATGGGCTGGATAATACCACTACCAATCACTCTAAAGACTCttttaaaaggaaaaaggagaaGCTCACTAATAAAGATGTTTTGGCCGAAAAAAGTGGCAGGAATAGTACAAGTAGTAGATCTAGTGGCGGAAAGAACCCTAAGACAACTTCCTCGGCATATAATCATTCACCCACAACAATACTAACGAAAACCCCGTTAGTAAATCAGAGTTCCGGGTTTAGGAAGAGCTGTCAAGAGTTCAATGGTCATCAGAATCCGAATTTAACCCCAACGCCTAAAAATGGAATTTCTCCGTCTACGTATTTTAGATCTACTTCTTCGCCATCTCCGTTCAATTCTGTGAGAAAAAACAGTACTAACGGTGgaaattcaaataatattaaccaCAATTCATCAAGGCAGGTTTCCTCTTCATCtgtttcttcttctttgaaTAGTCCTTCTTCAAAGTCCAATTCATTTAACACGAGCTTTGGGACTTtgaataatagcaatagtagtagtaataataataataataataataataataatagtagtagtagtaggAAAAGCAGtcatagtaaaaaaaatagtattataaacaacaccagtaatataaataatggAAGTATGGGTAGTGGCATTAATTCAACAAGTAGCAAAGTTAAGGGCGTTTTTAGTTCTTTTGTCAGTAACATGAAAAGAAATTCaggtagtaataatagtagtaataatagtagttaCAATggtagcaataataataataatagtaataatagtaataataattcacaGAATGGCGGCAATAATGAGAAACGAAGAGGTAGCGGATTAAAGATATCTGGACCTTATAATGCCAAGCATGTTCACCATGTTGGTGTTGATGACAAAACAGGGGAATACACAGGCTTACCTGATGAATGGGAAAGACTCTTAACATCTAGTGGTATTACTAAGAAAGAACAAGAGCAAAATCCTCAGGCAGTAATGGATATTGTTAAATTCTACCAAGATGTTACAGAAAATAGCGGCGATGACaaagttattaaaacatttgatGTAAATCATATTGGTACTAAAACCCAAGATAAAATCCCTACCGCAAAACCATTATATTCGAAGAAAGCTACCAACGGTACATTTGAGAATAAACTAAAAACCCCCGAGCACAAGACATTTAAAACTTCATCGCCATTAAAATCTACATTATTGCAGCAACAACAGAATCATTCTAGTTCATCCCCTTCTCTGttgaaaaatgaagaaagtATTAGTATGCACAGTAGTAAATTTATTCCATCCAGACCCGCACCAAAGCCACCATCTAGCGCACATCCTCCAGCTTCAGTTACATCTCCGTTAACCAATATCCCCAAAATGTCAACCCGTTCAAGCTCCTCAAATCAGCTAGTAGATTTGATTAGTGTTTCAAGAAATGGCAGTCTGAAGCAAACCTCCGGCTCCTATGATACGAGACTAGATATACCTGGTACCGGTTCAAACATATCGCCCATAaacaataatcataatattcTACCTCCTAAGGTTGAGAACACCATTACAGAGCTAAAAGAGTTGAAACTCGTCCAAGAACATAAAAAGGTATTTTCTGATCAACGATTAGTCACTCCAGAAAGTTCGCCTTCAAAGCCAGCGACTGACGGCTCTACTATTACGCCAAAAGTTGTACAAGAACTCAAGCAACAAAAACACTTAACGCCACCTATTCCAAAAGTTGATGCCACTACATTGTTATCTGTAAATGAACAAGATGCTATATTAGCTGCTAAAAGGGAAGCCAAGGCAAAATCTGcggaaagaaagagaagacagaaagaaaagaaggatAAAGAAGTGTATTCCAAATTACTTGACATTTGTTCGGATGGTGATCCAAGTACAATGTATAAGggtttaataaaagttgGTCAAGGTGCCTCTGGCGGTGTTTATACTGCTTATGAAGTTGGTACAAATGCTTCGGTTGCCATCAAACAAATGaatttagaaaaacaaCCAAAGAAAGATTTAATAATCAATGAAATTATTGTGATGAAGCAGAGCAAACATGGCAATATcgttaattttattgactcttatttattaaagggAGAATTGTGGGTTATTATGGAATATATGGAAGGTGGCTCTTTAACTGATGTGGTGACGCATTGTATATTAACAGAAGGCCAGATTGGTGCTGTTTCGAGGGAAACTCTAAAGGGATTGGAATTTTTGCATTCAAAAGGTGTTATTCATAGAGATATCAAGTCCGACAATATTCTATTGAGTATGAATGGTGATATTAAATTGACGGACTTTGGTTTTTGTGCACAAATTAATGAAAGCAACTTGAAAAGAACCACTATGGTTGGTACCCCTTACTGGATGGCACCTGAAGTTGTTTCTAGAAAAGAGTATGGTCCAAAAGTTGATATATGGTCTTTAGGTATTATGATTATAGAAATGATTGATGGTGAACCACCATATTTGAACGAAACTCCCTTAAGAGCTTTATATTTGATTGCTACCAATGGTACACCTAAGTTGAAGGACCCTGAAAGCATTAGCCAGGATTTGACTGCATTTTTAGGCTGGTGTCTTCAAGTTGATCCAGAAAAAAGAGCTACTGCGGGTGAACTATTAAATGATCTTTTCATTACAGATAAAgcagataataataagtcTCTAGCTCCATTAGTTAAATTAGCCCGTATGAAGAAAATCCAAGAAACTTTAGACGATGATGAAACTGAAAATTGAAACACTAGACTTGGTgctgtaaaataaaaattcaactggttaaaaaagagaaagtGAGGAGGGGGAAGGGGTTAGATATAATAACTTAACTACGGATAAATATGATTATTTAAgcataatatatttaaatttattgttaaaattttcttaacaaaaaaaaaaaaaaaaaaaaaaaaaaaaaaccaggTTAAATCTATCATTAAAggtaaacaaaataattcaaatacTAGATAAACTTGAAGAATTAGaagttttttctttttcttccatGCTATCGTCATCTTGTACAAATAAATTCTcttccttctttttatcACTTTCCAAAAATGTATCTGTGGTATTTTTTCCGTCTTTTTGCTCTATGCTTGgaatactattattttttcctttattatttgaaatatcTATGTTTTCCGGTTTGTCAGGAACAGTAACCTGtacaaaaaatagttttaCCTCATTATAGCCTTTATTTTCGAAAGCATAATTATTGTATGCTGGTACTTGAAAGGAACTCCCAGCTGTACAGACAAACTTATTCTCATATAATGTGACTTCTAGTATCCCTTGCACCACATAAAATGTTAATGCTGTATTATAAGAATTAGTGGGTGCCTTTTTGCCGTGCATAATGGGTAACTTTAACACTCCGCTAGCAAAAAGCTCTTTGTGTTTATCAAACATTACAGATAATGAGAAATTATCCTCATCAGACGCTTCTACCTCTTCAGTTTGTGCTCTGTTTGGAGCAAAAGCAATAATTTCATCTTCCTCAACCGTAGCTGGTGCATTAGCTACATCTTGGTTACCTGGGTCTTTGGTAACTTTGACGACAGTTGATTCTAATAACCCATACTTTATCCATTTCGAATTGGGGAAATCTCCCTCGTTTACTTGTCTAAGAATCTCTTTGTTTACCTCCTCGGCACGATTATTtaacatatttttctttggtcTACCTCTACGTTTCCCATTAGAtgttgaattattatttccacTAATAGACACGTTGTTATTACTTAATAAGTTCCTTTTCCTCCTTTGTTTTCTCATTAGTTCCTCTTCATCAGTATCATCATCAGGATCCTTTCTTATAACGTCAGCTATTTCTAAAACTGGCTTTTCAGGGTTTCTCTTgtaaacaattttttcattcctCCAGTAATCTAGAGTAGGGACGCGTATTCTGGTGGATCTTCTTAGTCCAAGTGGACGTTCCATGCTGGTTTCTTCTTCCGATTCAAACTCTTTTTGTTGACCCAATATaaattcttcatcatctgGATCATCGTTTTTGTTAGTCCTTGCAGCACTAGTATTTTCTTTAGATAACCTAGGGTCTactcttttatttaattccaAACTGGAATCGCTATCAAATTCAGCCATATCTTCGGCACCAGTATTATTAGCGTAAGACTGCCTCTGcgttaaatttttttccatattGCTTTCACTACCTTGCGGTATGTCTTTTAAAagttcttcttcttcttcctcttcttcataatcttcttcttcataaTCTTCATCTTGCTCCTCAGGTTCCGGAATCAGCTCATtagtatcatcattatcaaaatcataatcttcatcttcatcatcacttTCTTCTTCACGGATATCTTCAACCAAAATATTCTGTGACGTATGCACTTCTGAAATATCATTCCCTGTCTCATTGTCATCAATTAAATCTGGAACAGTACCATACAAGTCTGTTGCTTTAggtttttttcttggtgGTGTTAAGGAAATAGAGATATCATCAACTTCTCTATTAAGATTATTCATATAGCTCACGTCTAGGTTAGAAGGCATTTCTTTGGGTAATTTCTCTCCTAGTTCCTCTGTAGGTTGTTCTGGTTCTTCCATGTTAAAATCTGGTTCATTATAAATACCATTATTgctatcattattattgggaTTTTGATCGGTATAGCTTCCCACTTCTTGACCATATGAATCAATATCTGTCACAAAATTCGACTCATGGACGTTTCTTTGGTATCGCATTTCCTGCTTTTTTGTCTTCTgactttcttcttcctcttctccttcttcttcttcttcttcttcttcttcccaTTCGTCTAAAACTCTTGTGTTTAAATTAGATCCCGTTTGGTCTAATCCCGTTAACAGTGTCGGTGGGTTAGAATATTGAGAAGAAGTCAATGTATTTTGAGTATTTGCAAAAATTTGTGGTTTAGGTTCTCCTATGATTCTAGTTTGATTCTGGAAATTTGTTGGCAATTGTTGTTGAGTTGAAGAGGAACCTGCAAAAACAggaatattatataattggGGTGCTGGCGGTGGAAGGGGTATCTGCTGAGAGGAgctaaatatattattccCATTTATGCTATGTTGAGGAGGTAATTTTTGTTGACGAGGAGctaaatttatattgttattaaatggATTAGCGCCGGGTGTATTTTGTTGAGTTTTCAAtcttttatcattattaccaCTGTCCTTATTAtcataatgaaaaaatgatatattaTCATCTGTAAAGAAATCATCGATATTTTCCATGCTAAATTCATCTTTTGGTAAACTTTCCCTTGCTTTTATTCCCATCTTACGGGATCTAATACCCAAATCCATATAATTCATTattaaccttttttttttttttttctcctccTCCCTCTTTTAAACCtgtactttttatttacctTTTGATGAGCCTAAATGATTGCCCTATTGGTTTTAATGGAAATTAATAATCAATATGTATCGAGACAACTTTGCCATTAAACTTTGGTCTATACtagttgaaaataataacttcATCAAGTATAAACAagatctttttttcctctaaacaaaaaaatataaaaaaaagtataaaattagaaataaaCACGAAAAAATATCgctcaaatttttttttttatttttttcattttgcGTGGTTGTTCAGTATCATTTCTTAAACAGTATACGCGTTAAGATGTTTTtatatcattaaaaaaaaaaaataaaagaaagaaaataaaaatggtcATACTTATAATCTTGCTTTCTGTTTTAGGTTATTTAATTACTTTAATTTGCTTTTATCACATAggtgcttttttttttcttctgcCATCAACAATATAATAAGAAGGTCCATCTTCAAAAACATATCCATTAGtgtttaaatatttctgcactttaattttaataatcgGCCTTCCTCCAATACTGTGAAGTCCACGACCAGTAACAATCGTTAGTGGATTCACATATTGGACCTTATTTAGAGATAAGTTACATTTGTCTAGTTCCCTCTGTGTCATTTCTTCATTCCACCACATCTCCAAAGCTATTTCCAGAATTGACAGAGTCTCCTCTGATGTAAATGAATGGAAATCTAGCTTGAATGTGTCAAACATGGTCTCAAGCATTTTTTTAgcttttaaataatcttcGCGTGAACGAAATGCGCTAAAAGATAATTTATTCATTGAGgtgttaatattattaatacaaGCATGATTCTCTTGCATTGGTATATCCCTAAAAGGTGGTtcactttttcttttataattgCTCGGCGTAAACACCAAACCACTATGCCCCTCatgtattttaaaagttaaagCTGCCGCTTTTTCATCGATTAAGAATTTgcataataaaatagttttATCCACATCTCCATTATAGAATTCTAAAGCTTTTCTCAAAAAATTACGATTGATTGTTTTCAAAACCGGATTTCcatttaatatttcttctAGTTCGATGGCTTGGCTTGTAGTAGCAGAATATCTATAGGCAGAAAAGGGgttgtctttttttggtaCTTGGGTCATGGACAATGGCTTAAGTATTTGGTTATCAGAGAAGTTTATAGCTTTATAAGAATATCCATTAGCCGACTGCACCTTTCCACCTTTAATTCTAGACATCGGAGGTGAAGAATTAATAGggatattgttgttattattgtttaatGAAACTGCATTTAGATTATTTCCAGTATATTCTTTATAATTCTCTATAATGGATATAATAGCATTTGCTGTGCTaaaatttgatttaaaataagCATTTCTCGCCAGAGTTTCCGGAATTCCAGTCAAATCcataattttgtttatatttttcgtAGTTTTAGACCACTGGTCTTTGGTCTCCTCAATAgttggtttatttttgatggCTTTTTGAATTTCTTGTTGCTCTTTGATATCTTGATTGGATAATGCTTCATAGTTTAAAAGCAGCGGtataactttttctatGTCGTTTTTCTCTTGTAAAAGGATGTTGTTGATGAAATTCCGTGATAACTTAGGAAACATTTCAGATAACTTATCTGGtacttttatttcttccttttcatACTGCTGATCAACCGGTTCTTCAACAACTTGGTTTCCGCTTAATAACATTGAGCAAGCTAATTCTAAATTTTGATCAGCATCGTTTAAAGTCCTTGTTAACACATCCAAATGCATGCTAGGAAAAAGCTCGGCCAATGTTAAAATGGTGGTTTCATTtgcttttttattcattacTTGTTGTGTATTAATCTCTTATACTatgtgtatttttatttttgtttctgttt is drawn from Saccharomycodes ludwigii strain NBRC 1722 chromosome V, whole genome shotgun sequence and contains these coding sequences:
- the STE20 gene encoding mitogen-activated protein kinase kinase kinase kinase STE20 (similar to Saccharomyces cerevisiae YHL007C | STE20 | STErile), with protein sequence MSYNNNKSQEELGLPRATASLNVKGLKHSQNNSNLNSTSVQLAYKTMDPGRQTAANDNNDILVDEPKSNSNSAISVNNVSSGSSGKIVHSSNNKNNKNSRTSKISASLDEPIQFTRVSSSSLLSSSSYDSELDDTPEILNRNGNKQLRQSVDSNNLSFLPINNSNTNVAFNITEQSTIIETNRSSIEGSLRTSNKNNIPNNQFDQETEADGINVDFLVETLDGLNEVTSPLDEDDCSIKQRISTPEKKSGNNTTKNKNSTFYDSPLNEILSSSESFNGLDNTTTNHSKDSFKRKKEKLTNKDVLAEKSGRNSTSSRSSGGKNPKTTSSAYNHSPTTILTKTPLVNQSSGFRKSCQEFNGHQNPNLTPTPKNGISPSTYFRSTSSPSPFNSVRKNSTNGGNSNNINHNSSRQVSSSSVSSSLNSPSSKSNSFNTSFGTLNNSNSSSNNNNNNNNNNSSSSRKSSHSKKNSIINNTSNINNGSMGSGINSTSSKVKGVFSSFVSNMKRNSGSNNSSNNSSYNGSNNNNNSNNSNNNSQNGGNNEKRRGSGLKISGPYNAKHVHHVGVDDKTGEYTGLPDEWERLLTSSGITKKEQEQNPQAVMDIVKFYQDVTENSGDDKVIKTFDVNHIGTKTQDKIPTAKPLYSKKATNGTFENKLKTPEHKTFKTSSPLKSTLLQQQQNHSSSSPSLLKNEESISMHSSKFIPSRPAPKPPSSAHPPASVTSPLTNIPKMSTRSSSSNQLVDLISVSRNGSLKQTSGSYDTRLDIPGTGSNISPINNNHNILPPKVENTITELKELKLVQEHKKVFSDQRLVTPESSPSKPATDGSTITPKVVQELKQQKHLTPPIPKVDATTLLSVNEQDAILAAKREAKAKSAERKRRQKEKKDKEVYSKLLDICSDGDPSTMYKGLIKVGQGASGGVYTAYEVGTNASVAIKQMNLEKQPKKDLIINEIIVMKQSKHGNIVNFIDSYLLKGELWVIMEYMEGGSLTDVVTHCILTEGQIGAVSRETLKGLEFLHSKGVIHRDIKSDNILLSMNGDIKLTDFGFCAQINESNLKRTTMVGTPYWMAPEVVSRKEYGPKVDIWSLGIMIIEMIDGEPPYLNETPLRALYLIATNGTPKLKDPESISQDLTAFLGWCLQVDPEKRATAGELLNDLFITDKADNNKSLAPLVKLARMKKIQETLDDDETEN
- the UFD4 gene encoding putative ubiquitin-protein ligase UFD4 (similar to Saccharomyces cerevisiae YKL010C | UFD4 | Ubiquitin Fusion Degradation protein) gives rise to the protein MSHHQSSINTSEEDESLHSSSEEENIYGQYRLENDFEDDFEGSNHNTFQDNDQNLVYDYANTEYDELGNRSYREADTLYYGDEGDDYGPEDDASSTDSQTSESTTFFNRRRTAPPELGGILQNIMRGASNPSQNSEGFRNIGLSELDVSFLEIIRNLNNELEHDDNTSNQPNTSSNSLHSLRNRILELSNGTLQNRHRRIHTSFFRENIFGAEREEEREQMKILIENIKNAENDPYIAMETLNQINDIVLYTVDDDFLDLFDPKILVENIASIIRSEPLKCHYELHVAASRCLANICRSNDSLIWELDTDDFFFHVKQRMVNLEVIDVVESYIDLVNALSSCCTYHILNDDILPPVYAYFDFFNKNTQIKIIEITNTCFKHCAPDIFEPVGRVISSLQDLLLVVRNNNITGGSGQYNTSSISGLIFEQIIHSYHYVCARFTNIRKLNLSKLFDLEHFTCLLNILQGKLSIKDDIRVEILDILTHTFACDEMYFFSMVDSETFPNFVLDVVKKYSIVPNEDIRETLLSMPKKVLSSLSKFIMVFLSSQLKYSFMKFRLKPSFNIQANNKKLCSKFIASMEDLFPILMEIFSISDDYEISRYTLIGIYCCVCEKQFVESSTVLYKSEFFTVLSARIYQRHKSFVQAESLECKLDDGLFLLHYMAIVKELFEKNCELQEVFEKEGIFDICNLLKAHLLTNSVVQQDAGRETKDKRVFFRDLKEVPSKNNTAITGFHDGGRHFHFETTNADDMVYFKGTEVFNEADDLCAKDFRFISEKEFANNGYVPQIKFDILEDFDLQKASSALYGITSTIFMDKSLTNIKNKALERDVMEASKILLLQHFAKNGNSISYWQSLWSSFKEVLFGNLALVSSYDLSNSGVLKLLHDILVTSPRVATEQFINVLEGAHCFPTFVKLLHATVLRTASFRLLDLKLPTANGSKEIELFDSFKLYFEFEEDFFSDQAMYRADAITVQVLGIMLAETISTALKAIERKRIRDPIVLNILDASTYDFQFSYKGVIMPDNITLLGFLFNELMKNNGGTQFFKKDIYHFKCKRIEIPDKRFVLYPSRFVAKPIQHKYVDSIHNSNIDLEQALEITLDLLNTFAQIRPDLHSKLVSSELTNKLLGQIKNPMILHGGLLPEWIPYISSKYSNIIHYNGRIKLFLMLINAKLPSVENVEDEMILDDVETPYFHYRMVNASVERGSFFSVLKLLSTSILLRNKLAISFIGEEASGPGPTLEFFSIACKQFSFKNWDIWRNSDVTPTISGFVLPSDDLEPHDMIAGDLYPKSRDDFSSEQAIKTLSIFHFLGRFVAKALHDNILLDFRFNVVFFKLALLYAKDGDSLKKNTLNDLQDGIDMIFEIDKHLGKTLQFLLDNPDKSEELNLPFYFKNNTSSGTSTEDYKIVNKDNVFQYLKDIIDYNIGSGVRPQIEAFIDGFSKLFPFDFLLLLTPEELVGLCGNVEEDWSYDTVFANIQPDHGYSINSTEIIHFVDILSSFTKHEKRLFLEFATSSPRLPIGGFKSLNPKLSIVLKYPENEDDSFDDILPSVMTCSNYFKLPKYSTREIMKDRIIQAITEGVGAFGFS
- the MIF2 gene encoding Mif2p (similar to Saccharomyces cerevisiae YKL089W | MIF2 | MItotic Fidelity of chromosome transmission) gives rise to the protein MNYMDLGIRSRKMGIKARESLPKDEFSMENIDDFFTDDNISFFHYDNKDSGNNDKRLKTQQNTPGANPFNNNINLAPRQQKLPPQHSINGNNIFSSSQQIPLPPPAPQLYNIPVFAGSSSTQQQLPTNFQNQTRIIGEPKPQIFANTQNTLTSSQYSNPPTLLTGLDQTGSNLNTRVLDEWEEEEEEEEEGEEEEESQKTKKQEMRYQRNVHESNFVTDIDSYGQEVGSYTDQNPNNNDSNNGIYNEPDFNMEEPEQPTEELGEKLPKEMPSNLDVSYMNNLNREVDDISISLTPPRKKPKATDLYGTVPDLIDDNETGNDISEVHTSQNILVEDIREEESDDEDEDYDFDNDDTNELIPEPEEQDEDYEEEDYEEEEEEEELLKDIPQGSESNMEKNLTQRQSYANNTGAEDMAEFDSDSSLELNKRVDPRLSKENTSAARTNKNDDPDDEEFILGQQKEFESEEETSMERPLGLRRSTRIRVPTLDYWRNEKIVYKRNPEKPVLEIADVIRKDPDDDTDEEELMRKQRRKRNLLSNNNVSISGNNNSTSNGKRRGRPKKNMLNNRAEEVNKEILRQVNEGDFPNSKWIKYGLLESTVVKVTKDPGNQDVANAPATVEEDEIIAFAPNRAQTEEVEASDEDNFSLSVMFDKHKELFASGVLKLPIMHGKKAPTNSYNTALTFYVVQGILEVTLYENKFVCTAGSSFQVPAYNNYAFENKGYNEVKLFFVQVTVPDKPENIDISNNKGKNNSIPSIEQKDGKNTTDTFLESDKKKEENLFVQDDDSMEEKEKTSNSSSLSSI